The Acidobacteriota bacterium genomic interval CATCATCAAAAAGCCCCTTCCCGTGAAACAAAGCCAAAGTGGTGAAGTGCGAGAGAGCAGGGCAGTCGAACCTCAGGAACCGGAATGGATCGAACTGGAGCTAGCCAGGAAACATTTTGAAGAGAAGGATGCCATCTTCATCGACGCTCGGGAGGTGGAAGAGTATCAAGAAGGGCACATCCAGGACGCGGTGAATGTTCCCTATGGGTGGTATTGGAAAGAACACCCTGACCTGTCCACCCTCTTGCCGGAGGGAAGGGTGATCATCATTTATTGCTCCGGATCAGATTGTGAGGCCAGCGTTCAGCTGGCGTTCGCCATGTTCGAAAGAGGATATTCCAATCTCAAGATCTTCTTTGGAGGTTGGGAGGATTGGGTCAACGCTGGCTTGCCGGTGCAGGAGGGGCCACAGCCATGACTTTTCTGAAAACCTTTCTCACGCATCGGGTCATCATTGTCCTGTTCCGGGTGATCATCGGAGCGATTTTTATATGGGCGAGCCTGGACAAGATCGCGCATGCCTCGGATTTCTCGAGGGCCATTCACAACTATCGGATCATGCCGGTCTTGACGGAAAACATCATGGCCATCTCTCTTCCCTGGTTGGAGCTTCTGGCGGGGCTCTTTCTCATCATTGGCTACAGGGTGCGCGGGGCTGCCACAGTGATCTCCGCTCTTCTCATGATCTTCATCATGGCCATCACGGTGGCCCTCCTCAGAGGGCTGGATATCTCCTGCGGTTGTTTTGATACGCAAGGGGGGGCCAAGATTGGGTTGGATATTCTCTTCCAGGATCTTCTCATGCTCGTCATGTCCGGATCCATTGCCCTGGCGGGGCCCGGACAGGAGACGCGTCCTTAAC includes:
- a CDS encoding rhodanese-like domain-containing protein, which produces IIKKPLPVKQSQSGEVRESRAVEPQEPEWIELELARKHFEEKDAIFIDAREVEEYQEGHIQDAVNVPYGWYWKEHPDLSTLLPEGRVIIIYCSGSDCEASVQLAFAMFERGYSNLKIFFGGWEDWVNAGLPVQEGPQP
- a CDS encoding MauE/DoxX family redox-associated membrane protein, with translation MTFLKTFLTHRVIIVLFRVIIGAIFIWASLDKIAHASDFSRAIHNYRIMPVLTENIMAISLPWLELLAGLFLIIGYRVRGAATVISALLMIFIMAITVALLRGLDISCGCFDTQGGAKIGLDILFQDLLMLVMSGSIALAGPGQETRP